The Tautonia plasticadhaerens nucleotide sequence GCCCGGATCCCGACGACGGAGCCTCCCCCCATGTCGACCGACGCCCCCCGTAAGCCCGAGCCCGACGAGGGCCCCGTCACCCCGCCGATGCTCTCGACCTGGAAGCGGGCGGGACGACGGATCTCGGCGCTCACCGCCTACGACTTCACGATGGCCCGCCTGCTCGACCAGGCCGGGATCGACCTCTTGCTGGTCGGCGACTCGATGGGGACCGTGGTGCAGGGGCACCCGACGACGCTCAAGGTGACGCTCGACCAGATGATCTACCACGCCGAGCAGGTCGCCCGGGGGGCGAGCCGGGCCCTGGTCGTCGGGGATCTGCCGTTCGGGACCTACCACGAGTCGATCGGGCAGGCCGTGCGGTCGTCCTGCCGCCTCTTGAAGGAGACGGACTGCCAGGCGGTGAAGCTGGAGGGGGGCCGCCGGATGGCCGGGACGATCCGGGCGCTCGTCGAGGCCGACGTGCCGGTGATGGGCCACGTCGGCCTGACCCCGCAGTCGGTCCGCCACCTCGGCGGCTACAAGGTCCAGCGAGACGCCGACGCCTTGCTGGCCGACGCGGCCGCCGTGGCCGAGGCCGGGGCCTTCGCGCTGGTCCTGGAGTGCATCCCGTCGGAGGTCGCCTCCCGGATCACGGCGGAGGTGCCGATCCCCACGATCGGCATCGGCGCCGGCCCCGCGTGCGACGGCCAGGTGATCGTCACCCCCGACCTGCTCGGCCTGTTCGAGGGCTTCCGGCCGAGGTTCGTCCGCCGCTACGCCGAACTCGGCCGGATCACCAGGGAGGCCGCATCGCGGTACGCCGAGGATGTCCGGGCCGGGGACTTCCCCGGGCCGTCCGAGAGCTATTCGTGAGCCGGCGGGCCCGTCCGAGTCGATCTCGCCGGGGCGGCCCGACCCCGGTCGGGCACCCGGCGATCCGTCGACCTCTCGGCCGCCGTCGAATCCCGCGTGATGGGGCGGCTGCGGCGCCGTACCCCGGCGGGATCGGATCGGCGCCCACCGAGTTGACCACGCCTCGCGGCCGGGTTAGGGTCGGACCCGGCCCGGTGAGGATCCCGGGCACCTTGCCGGGCGCCCTAGAATGGACGCGTCCCGCAGCCGAGCCAGGAACGCGCCGATGCCCCGAACGACCCCGAGCCTGAAGATCCCGCGCATCGACTGTTCGAAAGATGACGCCGTCGGGGCGATCGCCGGGCTCCGGGCCAAGCTCAGCCCGGGCGGGGACGTCGTCAGCCCCCGGGGGAGGGAGCGGACGGTCGCCGTCTTCGGCGAGGCCCTGACGCCGCTCCAGGTCGTCGACCGCATCCTCGCCGACGTCCGGGAGCGGGGGCTCGACGCGGTGCTCGACTACACCGCCAGGCTCGACGGCACGCAGCTCGACCGCTCGACCGTCACCGTCTCCCGGGAGGAGATGGCCGAGGCGTACCGCCAGGCCGACCGCTCGTACCTGAAGACGGTCAAACGGGTCCGGGACAACATCCTCGCCTTCCAGTCGGGCATCCTGCTGCGGGACGCGACTATGAGGCCGTCGCCGGGGGTCGAGCTGACGCTCCGGTACCGGCCGATGCGTCGGGTCGGCGTCTGCGTGCCGGGGGGGGCGGCGGCCTACCCGTCCTCGCTGCTGATGACGGTCGTCCCGGCGCAGGCCGCGGGGGTGGAGGAGATCGCCGTGGTGGTGCCCCCCACCGAATTCGGCGGGTACAACGCGGACCTGCTGGCCGCCTGCCACCTGCTGGGCGTGACGGAGGTCCACCGGATCGGCGGCGCCCAGGCGGTCGGGGCGCTGGCCTACGGGGTGGAGGGGATCCCCCAGGTCGACAAGATCGTCGGCCCCGGCAACCTGTTCGTCGCCCTGGCCAAGCAGAAGGTCTACGGCGAGGTCGACATCGACAGCATCGCCGGCCCCAGCGAGGTCGTCCTGGTCGCCGACTGGACGGCCGAGCCCTCCTTCGTGGCCGCCGACCTCATCAGCCAGGCCGAGCACTCCCCCGGCTCGGCCATCCTGATCACCTGGGAACCCGACCTGATCGACCGCGTGGCCGAGGCCCTCGAATTCCAGCTCGCCCGCCTGAGCCGGGGGGACCTCGCCCGGGACAGCCTGGAGCAGTTCGGCGCCCTGATCCTGGTCCGGGACGAGGACGAGGCCGTCGAGCTGATCAACCGGTTCGCGCCGGAACACCTGCACGTCTCCACGACCGACGCCCACCGCCTGGCGGCCCGCCTGACCGACGCCGGGGCCATCTTCCTCGGCCACCTGACCCCCGTCGCCGTCGGCGACTACGCGGCGGGGCCCTCCCACGTCCTGCCCACCGGGGGCACGGCCCGGTGGGCGTCGGGCCTGTGCTCGAACGACTTCTTGAAGCGGTCGAGCCTCATCCACGTCGACCGGGTCGGCCTGGAACGCCTCGCCCCGGACGTCCGCCTGCTGGCCGACAAGGAGGGGCTGACGGGGCACCGCTACAGCGTCGACGTGCGGCTGGAGGAGCAGGACGGGGCGTCCTGAGGCCGAGCGTTCGGTCGTCGTCCTTCTCGAAATGCCCTCGGGCGGTTCTTCGATTCGACGCGAGGTCACCCTACGATGGGCCTCGCGACGATCGTCGGGTCGTCGCCCCCCGAACCGCCGAGCATCGAGGAGTCCGAACCATGAGTCGAGCCCATTGGCCGAGGGTGGTGGCCGTCGTCGTCGCCCTGATCGGGGCCGTCGCCTCGCCCCCCCGGGCGTCGCGGGCGCACGACGGGCCGCATGACCACGACCACGGCCACGCACACGAGCCCGACGCCCCCGCCGTGTCGAGGTACCCGACCGGCCTGATCCTGCCGGAGATCGAGGGGCCCCGGCCCTGGTCCGAGGCGCCCCACCTCAACGACCCGGACCGCTTCCACATCGCCATCATGACCGACCGCACGGGAGGCCACCGCCCCGGCATCTGGGAGCTGGGGGTCGAGAAGGTCAACCTGCTGAGGCCGGAGTTCGTCGTCAGCGTCGGCGACCTGATCGAGGGCTACACCGAGGACGAGTCCGAGATCGGGCGCCAGTGGGACGAGTTCCTCGGCTTCATCGATCGCATGGAGATGAAGTTCTTCTTCGTCCCCGGGAATCACGACCTGACCAACCCGCTCATGCACCGGATCTGGCGGGAGCACTTCGGCCGGGAGTGGTACTCGTTCGACTACAAGGGCGTCCACTTCGTGGCGATCAACTCCGAGGACCCGCAGCAGCACATCGGCGAGGAGCAACTCGCCTGGCTGGAGGAGGACCTCGCCGCCAATGCCGACGCCCGGTGGACCCTGCTGTTCTTCCACAAGCCGCTCTGGACCTACGCCGAGCGCGAGATGGCCGCCGGCAACCCAGACCCGACCAACTGGAAGCGGGTGGAGGCCATGCTGGGAGACCGGCCGCACACCGTCTTCTCCGGGCACGTCCACCACTACGTGCAATATGATCGCAACGGCATGAATTACTACCACCTCGCCACCACCGGCGGCGGCACCCGGCTGCGGGGGATCCCCTACGGCGAATTCGACCACGTCACCTGGCTGACGATGGAGGCCGACGGCCCCCGGGTCACGCACCTGCTGCTCGACGGCGTTCTCGCCCCCGACGCGGTCACCGAGCAGGGGATCGGCCGATTCCGCGAATTCCTGACCGCGTCGTCCGTGCAGGTCGCGCCGATCCTGCTCACCGAGGGGGAGGGGCTGGCCGAGGGGCGCATCGACGTCCGCCTGGCGAACGAGTTCGACGCGCCCGTCTCCGTCAGCGGGAGCATCGAGGGCCTCCCCCTCCGGGGGCTGACCGTCGACCCGGCCACGCTCGACCTGGCCGCCGGGCCCGGCGAGACGGCCGAGCTGGCCGTCCGCGTCGCCTTCGCCGAGCCCATCCCCTTCGAGGCCCTGGCCGGGACCGTCTTCACCGCGACGATCACCAGCGAAGGCGAGGGCGGCGAGGCCCCGCTGAAGGCCGAGCAGAGCGTCCCGGTGGTGATCGACCGCGGCTTCGAACTGGCCCCCGCCGCCCGGGACATCGCCCTCGACGGCCGGCTCGACGACTGGGGCGAGCTGCGGAACATGCTGCCCGAGGTGCCGGTCGTCCTGGGGGACTCCGAGTCGTGGAACGGCCCCGGTGACGCCGACCTCTCCTTCGACGTGGCGCTCGGGGAGGAGACGCTCTACCTCGCCGCCCGGATCCGGGACGAGGCGGTCGTCCCCGGCGAGGACGCCTTCGAGGTGTTCTGGGATCCCCGCCCGATGGATCGTCGGATGTCCGACCCCCGATACGCTCGGGGCGGTCATCGGTTCCGGATCCCCGCCCCGGCCGACGGCGAGCCGGCCGAAGGGCTGGAGGTGAGGGACCGCGGGGGAGAGCCGACCGGCGGGGGGGCCCGGGCCGTCGCCCGGAGGGTCGAGGGCGGTTATGAGGTCGAGCTGGCCCTGCTGCGCTCGGCCCTGGCCGAGGCGCACGAGGGGACCGACTCCGACTGGTCGACCTTCCAGCTCTCGGCCGTCGTCTCCGACGTCGACGAGCCGGGCGGCGAGCCGGCCCGGGTGCTCTGGCGAGGCACCCCGGACGTCGACACCTCCAACGCCCGGTTCGGCCACTTCGTCCGGACCCCCCCGGCCGATCCCGGCGAGGGCCGCTGAGGCGTCCGGGGATGAGGCCGGGGGCGACGCCGCCCCCGGCCGATCCGATCGCGGGAGATCCTTCCACTCGCGCCGGTGGGGTCGTAGGCTGAGGGGGCCCGGGATCATCCGATCCGACCGCCCCCGGGGCGGGATCCCGGGCTGCCTCGGCCGGGCCGGTCGTGCGGCCCTGAGGACCCGAAGGGCAGGGCGTCGCCACCCCGATCCCCCGGCAGCGATCATGATCGACCCCCGCAACTCCGCCGTCGGCCCGGGACGCCACTCAAGGCACCCGGCCGTCCTGTTCGCCGTCGTCCTCGGCTGGGGGGGCACCTCGATCGAGTCGAGGGCGACCGACGACTTCGAGCGGGAGGTCGCCCCGGTGCTCCTGTCCCGTTGCGTCGAGTGCCACAACCCCGGAGAACGCTCCGGCGGGCTCGACCTGACCACCCGGGAGGGCCTGGTCGCCGGGGGCGTCACCGGGCCGGTCGTCGAGCCGGGTGACGCCGACGGGAGTTACCTGCTCGCCCGCGTCGACGACGGCGAGATGCCCCACCCGGAGCAGGGGCAACCGCGGCCCCTGTCGGCGGAGGAGGTGGGTCAGCTTCGACGGTGGATCGAGGCGGGGGCCGGATGGCCGGAGGGCCGGACGCTCGACCGCTTCGAACGCACCACCGATTCCCGGGCCGGTCGGGACTGGTGGTCGCTCCGGCCCATCGAGCGGCCCGGGATCCCCGCGGTCCGGGGCCTCGATCGCGTCTCGACACCCGTCGATTCCTTCATCCTCGAGCGGCTCGAGGCGAACGGCTGGGAGCCGTCGCCGAGGGCCGATCGGCGGACCCTGATCCGGCGTGTCTCGGTCGACCTGGTCGGATTGCCCCCGAGCTTCGAGCAGGTCGAGGCGTTCGCGGCCGACGACCGGCCGGACGCCTATGAACGCCTGGTCGACAGGCTCCTCGCCTCCCCGCATTACGGCGAGCGTTGGGGCCGGCACTGGCTCGACGTGGCCCGGTACGCCGAGACCTCCGGGTACGAGCGCGACCAGCTCCGCCCCGACGCCTGGAAGTACCGCGACTGGGTGGTCGACGCCTTCAACGACGACCTCCCCTTCGATCGGTTCGTCCTGGAGCAGCTCGCGGGCGACGAGCTGCCCGACCGGTCGGAACGCACGGCGATCGCGACCGGATTCCTCCGCCTGGGGACCTGGAACGACGAGCCGAACGACCCGGACGAATACACCTATGAGCGGCTCGAGGACCTCGTCCACGCCTCGAGCACCGCGTTCCTCGGGATGACGGTCAAGTGCGCCCGGTGCCACGACCACAAGTTCGACCCGATCCGCCAGGAGGACTATTACCGGGTCGCCGCCGCCTTCTGGGCCGGCTTCGTCACCCCCGGTCCCCGGGAATTGCTGGGTGGCCCTCCCGCGGAGGCGATCGGCTACGAGGGCGTCCTGGGATGGACCGATCGGGACCGGACGCCCCCTCCCTTCTTCCTGCTGCGGAAGGGGGATCCGGGGCGGCCGGGGCCGGAGGTGGGCGCGGGGCCGCCGTCGATGGTCGAGTGGCTCGATCGGCCCTTCCGGGATCCGCCCGAGGGGGCCAGGACCTCGCATCGTCGCCTGCAACTGGCCCGATGGATCGTCGACCCGGCCAACCCGCTGACGGCCCGGGTCTGGGCGAACCGGATCTGGCAGCACCATTTCGGGGAGGGGATCGTCCGCTCCCCCGACAACTTCGGCTTCACCGGCGAGCCGCCCACGCACCCCGAGCTGCTCGACTGGCTCGCCTCCGAGCTGATCGAGGGGGGATGGAGCACCAAGCGTCTCCACCGGTTGATCGTGCTGTCGAGGACGTATCAGCAGGCCTCCGCCCCCGAAGGGCGAGTGGCATGCCGGGACGCGGACCCGTCGAACCGGTCCTGGTGGCGGGCGGATCGTCGCCGCCTGGATGCGGAGTCGCTGCGTGATGCGCTGCTGTTGGCCGGGGGCCGGCTCGAACGCCATCGACTCGGTGGGCCGAGCTTCGCCCCGGAGATCGCGGGAGAGGCGTTGGAGGGGCTGTCGATGAAGGGGGGGGCCTATCAGGCGTCCCCGGCGGAGGAACAGCGGCGGAGGAGCGTCTACATCCTCGCCAAGCGCGGCCTGCTCCACCCGCTGATGACGACCTTCGACTTCATGGACACCACGCTCCCCTGCGGCCGCCGGGACGTGACGCTCGTCCCCCCCCAGGCGCTGACCCTGCTCAACAACGCCTTCGTCCACGAGCAGAGCACCGCCGCGGCGAGGGGCGTCCTCGCCGACGATGGCGGGACCGAGGGGCGGATCCGGGGGGCATGGCGACGGATCCTCGCCCGGGATCCCCGGGATTCCGAGGTCGAACTCGCCCGGGAGCACCTCCGACGCCGACGAGATCGGCCCGACGGCCCGGATGCCGAGCTGTGGGCGATGGCCTCGCTCTGCCACGTCCTGATGAATACGAACGAGTTCCTCTACGTGGATTGACGGGGAGGGGGGAGCGATGTCGACTCGGCCGGGGCGAGGCGAGGGATATCCGTGCGGGACGTCACGCCGCGAGTTCGTCTGGGAGATGGGCGCGGGCTTCGCCGGACTGGCGTTGACCTCGCTCCTCGCCCGGGACGGGTTCTTCTCCCGCCACCTCCGGGCGGCCGACCGCCCCGGGCCCACCCCTGGCCCGCTGGCCCCCCGTCCTCCCCACTCCGAGCCGAGGGCCCGGAGCGTCATCTTCCTGATGATGAACGGCGGGCCGAGCCAGGTCGACACGTTCGATCACAAGCCCGCCCTGGCGCGATACGCCGGCCTGCCCCTGCCCCCGGACAAGACGTATATCAACTCCGGGGGCCGGAAGGTCGGCTTCCTCACCCCGGCCTTCCGCCCGTTCCGGCCGGGGGGGCTGAGCGGCCTGATGATCTCCGACTACTTCCCGATGGTCCGGGAACATGCCGACGAGCTGGCCGTGATCCGCTCCTGCCACACGGACAGCCACGCCCACGGGTCGGCGCTCGTCGCGATGAATACCGGGAAGACGATCATCGGCCGACCCTCGCTGGGGAGCTGGGCCGTCTACGGCCTCGGGACCGAGAACCAGGATCTCCCCGGCTACGTCGTCATGCTCGATCGCCGGGGGGGGCCCATCAGCGGCCAGCCGAACTGGTCGAGCGGGTTCATGTCGGCCACCTACTCCGGCACGCTGTTCCGGCCGTCGGGCGATCCGATCCTCGACCTCCGGGGGCCCGATCACCTCGACCGCCAGGCCCAACGCGATCAGCTCGACCTGCTCGCCGCGCTGAACCAGCAGCACCTCGACGCCCGCCCGGGAGGGGCGGAACTGGCCTCGAGGATCGACAGCTACGAGCTCGCCTACCGGATGCAGGCCGCAACCCCGGAGGCGGTATACCTCTCCGGTGAGGCCCCGCGGACCCTCCGGGAGTACGGGATCGGCGTCGAGCCGACCGACGAATTCGGGCGCAATTGCCTGATCGCCCGGCGATTGGTCGAGCGCGGGGTCCGGTTCGTCCAGCTCTACTCCGGCGGCGGCCATCTGGAGGACACCTGGGACGCCCACGCCGGCATCGAGTCGAACCACGGCAAGCACGCCGCCGAGGTCGACCGGCCGATCGCCGCCCTGCTGGCCGACCTGAAACGTCGGGGCCTGCTCGGCGAGACGCTCGTGATCTGGGGCGGCGAGTTCGGTCGCATGCCCTTCAGCGAGGGCCGGGGGGAGCCGGGCCGCAACCACAACCCCTACGGGTTCACCATGTGGCTGGCCGGCGGCGGCGTGAGGGGGGGGACCGCCTACGGCCAGACCGACGAGTTCGGCTTCGAGGCCGTCGAGGATCGCGTCCACATCCACGACCTGCACGCGACGATCCTCCACCTGCTCGGCCTCGACCACGAGCTGCTGACCTATTTCCACCAGGGCCGGGACGAGTCCCTGACCGACGTGTTCGGCCGGGTCGTCCCCGGCATCCTCGCCTGATCGGCACGCCGGGGCCGATCCGGGGGACGCTCGGATCGCGGCCCTTGGGGATCGCGCCCCGGAGTCTCGCCTCGGTGGCGCCCCGACGGGGGGCCGCGTTCGTTCGAGGTGCCCCGAGGCGTCGGGGAGCCCGCCGGCATGCCCGCGAATCCGGTTGGTCACTCCGGGATGAGGCCACCCTGGGCAAGATCGGCTGGCCTTGCGGAGATCGGCGGTCGGGGCTAGAACTCGGGTCGCGGGGGAGCCGTCCGACCGAGCCCGGAGGCTGGGATGCCGACCGACCGTGACCGGTACCGACTCGCGATCGGCGTCGTCGTGCCGCTGGCCCTGGCCTCGGCGCTGCTGTCCCCGGCCCTCGGGACCGGCTACCTGGCCGATGACGTGGTCAGCTCGCTGGTGCCGGGCATGATGCGGGCCACCGGGGAGGACTTCGCCGACCGGACCGTCGGGGCGATCCGGGGCTCGATCCGGGAGGGGAGGTTCTATCCGCTGGTCTGGTTGCAGTACAACGCCGCCTTCTGCCTGTTCCGGGACGTGGCCTCATATAAGTGGTTCATCGTGATCGGCTGCCTGGCCGACCTGGCGTTGCTGATGGCGGTGGTCCGGCGGCTCGGCGGCGACTGGCGGTCGGCGAGCCTGTCGGCGACGACGACGGCCCTTCTCTTCCAGTTCCGGACCTTCTTCGACCCGATCCTCTCCTTCCACGGGCTGCTCCAGGTGGTGACGGCCCTGCTGCTCGGGTCGCTGCTGGCGCTCGACCTCGCCCTGAGGGGCAGGGGGAGGGCCTGGCTGGCCGCCTCGGCGGCGCTGTACCTGGCGTGCCTGCTGCTGTACGAGGTGACCTACCCCCTGTTCCTGCTCCACGCCGCCCTGGTCGCGTCGAGCCGACCGGGGTGGCGTGCTCGGATCCTCGGCGTGCTGCCGTTCGCGCTGATGGCCTTCCTGTGTGCCTCGGCGTCGGTGCTGGTGCGGAAGCTCCATCCGGGTGACTCGTATATCCATGCGATGAACTTCGGCCCGTCGGCGGTCGCCCTGGCGCTGGCCCGGCAGACTTCGGCCGCGATGCCGCTGAGCGCCTTCCTCGCCGACCCGGCCGGGCTCTTCGGGGGGCTCCGGGGCCCGTCGGCGGTCGCCCGATGGCTGGCCAGGGACGACGTGCTGGCGGTGGCCGCCCTGGGGACGGTCGCCGCGGCGATCGGCCTGAGGCCGAGCCCGGGTCCGGTCGGGGGGGGGGGCGGGCGACGTGGGGGGTGGACGCTGGCCGCGCTGGGCGGGCTGCTCGGGATCCTGCCGGGCGTGATGATCGCCATCAGCGGTCGGTATCAGGGCGAGGTCGAGTTCGGCAAGGGATACCTGCCGGTCTACCTCCAGTGCTTCGGGGTCGGCCTGCTGTCGGCGACGGGGCTCCGGGCCGTGATCGCCCGGCCGGGGAGGGCCCGCTGGGCGGTGGCGGTCGCCGCGTCGGCGTTCGGCCTGGTGGCGGGGCTGACCTACCGATCGAATGCGGAGGTGGCGATCAGCCTGAACGCCCCCCCCGGCACCCGGGCGTACAACCTCGTCGCGGCGGGCATGTGCGGCGAGGGCCACTTCCCCCGGGTCAACATCGAGGCCGCCCTGCGTGCCGGCCTGATGGAGGAGATCCCGGAGGGGGCCACCCTGCTGATGACGAATGCCTACCTCAACTGGCACGACGAGCCATTCGGCAGGTTCTTCTACGCCATGCATCTCGATCGGGGCTCTCTCGCCGTCCGGGAACGATCGGCGGGCGTCGACCTCCCGGCCGACGGGGCGTTCGTGGTCCGAGACGCCTGCCTGGGGCGCGAGTCCGGCTATGTGCTGCTCTGGAGGGTCGGGCCGGACGGGACCCGATCGGGCCCGACCCGGTTGTTCGTCCGGCACCCGGGGGTCGGCCCGGAAGGCGGCTCGGGGCGGTTCGCGGTCGTCGAGACGCCGGCCGGCACCGTAACGCCCCCCCCGCCGACGCCGGGGGACGAGCTGCCGACCCTCCGATCGGGGGAGGGCTGGGTGCTCTGCGAACTCGGATCCGAATTCGACCCCGACGAGGTCCGGGTCGCCTTGGATCGCCGGACCGTCGCGGCCTCACGCTCGATCGCCCCGGCCGGGGGGGGTGACGGGGGCGGTACGGCGGGAGACTGAACCTCGTCGAGTCCGGGGGGCTCCGGATTGGTGCGGGGTGGTCGGCCGACCTCGCGGCCGGGCCGGGCCCGCGCGTATAATCATCGGTCGAGGGCCGGGCACCGAGTCACGGCCCCGGCCCCGCCCCGAGACCCTCCCCCGGACGAACATGACCGCGACGATTCGACCCGCTCGAGCCGAGGATTCCGAGACGATCGCCCGGCTGATCCGGGAACTGGCCGACTACGAACGCTTGCTCGACCAGGCCCGGGCCGGCGGCGAGGAGATCCGCCGCTCCCTGTTCGGCCCCCGGCCCTTCGCCGAGGCGCTGATCGCCGAATGGGACGGCGGACCGATCGGCTTCGCCCTCTTCTTCCACACCTTCTCGACCTTCCGCGGCCAGCCGGGGGTGCATCTCGAGGACCTGTTCGTCCGGCCGACCCACCGGGGGCGGGGGATCGGCAAGGCGCTGCTCGCCTCCGTGGCGAGGCTGGCCGTCGATCGCGGCTGCGGCCGGCTGGAATGGTCCGTGCTCGACTGGAACGAACCCGCGATCGGCTTCTACCGGTCGCTCGGCGCCCGGCCGATGGACGACTGGACGGTCTACCGGGTCGACGACGGGCCGCTCCTCAGGCTGGCGGAATTCGCCCCCGAGGATCGCGGCGGATGACCACGGCCGGTCGGCCGTCGTCCCCGGGGCGGCCCGTCTCGGCCCCCCCCATGCCCCGGCACGGGCCGCCCGGGGGCCGTCGCCCCTCCTCATTCCCCGACTCCTGCCCGGCCCCGGA carries:
- a CDS encoding metallophosphoesterase, whose protein sequence is MSRAHWPRVVAVVVALIGAVASPPRASRAHDGPHDHDHGHAHEPDAPAVSRYPTGLILPEIEGPRPWSEAPHLNDPDRFHIAIMTDRTGGHRPGIWELGVEKVNLLRPEFVVSVGDLIEGYTEDESEIGRQWDEFLGFIDRMEMKFFFVPGNHDLTNPLMHRIWREHFGREWYSFDYKGVHFVAINSEDPQQHIGEEQLAWLEEDLAANADARWTLLFFHKPLWTYAEREMAAGNPDPTNWKRVEAMLGDRPHTVFSGHVHHYVQYDRNGMNYYHLATTGGGTRLRGIPYGEFDHVTWLTMEADGPRVTHLLLDGVLAPDAVTEQGIGRFREFLTASSVQVAPILLTEGEGLAEGRIDVRLANEFDAPVSVSGSIEGLPLRGLTVDPATLDLAAGPGETAELAVRVAFAEPIPFEALAGTVFTATITSEGEGGEAPLKAEQSVPVVIDRGFELAPAARDIALDGRLDDWGELRNMLPEVPVVLGDSESWNGPGDADLSFDVALGEETLYLAARIRDEAVVPGEDAFEVFWDPRPMDRRMSDPRYARGGHRFRIPAPADGEPAEGLEVRDRGGEPTGGGARAVARRVEGGYEVELALLRSALAEAHEGTDSDWSTFQLSAVVSDVDEPGGEPARVLWRGTPDVDTSNARFGHFVRTPPADPGEGR
- the hisD gene encoding histidinol dehydrogenase, which encodes MPRTTPSLKIPRIDCSKDDAVGAIAGLRAKLSPGGDVVSPRGRERTVAVFGEALTPLQVVDRILADVRERGLDAVLDYTARLDGTQLDRSTVTVSREEMAEAYRQADRSYLKTVKRVRDNILAFQSGILLRDATMRPSPGVELTLRYRPMRRVGVCVPGGAAAYPSSLLMTVVPAQAAGVEEIAVVVPPTEFGGYNADLLAACHLLGVTEVHRIGGAQAVGALAYGVEGIPQVDKIVGPGNLFVALAKQKVYGEVDIDSIAGPSEVVLVADWTAEPSFVAADLISQAEHSPGSAILITWEPDLIDRVAEALEFQLARLSRGDLARDSLEQFGALILVRDEDEAVELINRFAPEHLHVSTTDAHRLAARLTDAGAIFLGHLTPVAVGDYAAGPSHVLPTGGTARWASGLCSNDFLKRSSLIHVDRVGLERLAPDVRLLADKEGLTGHRYSVDVRLEEQDGAS
- the panB gene encoding 3-methyl-2-oxobutanoate hydroxymethyltransferase codes for the protein MSTDAPRKPEPDEGPVTPPMLSTWKRAGRRISALTAYDFTMARLLDQAGIDLLLVGDSMGTVVQGHPTTLKVTLDQMIYHAEQVARGASRALVVGDLPFGTYHESIGQAVRSSCRLLKETDCQAVKLEGGRRMAGTIRALVEADVPVMGHVGLTPQSVRHLGGYKVQRDADALLADAAAVAEAGAFALVLECIPSEVASRITAEVPIPTIGIGAGPACDGQVIVTPDLLGLFEGFRPRFVRRYAELGRITREAASRYAEDVRAGDFPGPSESYS
- a CDS encoding GNAT family N-acetyltransferase; translated protein: MTATIRPARAEDSETIARLIRELADYERLLDQARAGGEEIRRSLFGPRPFAEALIAEWDGGPIGFALFFHTFSTFRGQPGVHLEDLFVRPTHRGRGIGKALLASVARLAVDRGCGRLEWSVLDWNEPAIGFYRSLGARPMDDWTVYRVDDGPLLRLAEFAPEDRGG
- a CDS encoding PSD1 and planctomycete cytochrome C domain-containing protein — its product is MIDPRNSAVGPGRHSRHPAVLFAVVLGWGGTSIESRATDDFEREVAPVLLSRCVECHNPGERSGGLDLTTREGLVAGGVTGPVVEPGDADGSYLLARVDDGEMPHPEQGQPRPLSAEEVGQLRRWIEAGAGWPEGRTLDRFERTTDSRAGRDWWSLRPIERPGIPAVRGLDRVSTPVDSFILERLEANGWEPSPRADRRTLIRRVSVDLVGLPPSFEQVEAFAADDRPDAYERLVDRLLASPHYGERWGRHWLDVARYAETSGYERDQLRPDAWKYRDWVVDAFNDDLPFDRFVLEQLAGDELPDRSERTAIATGFLRLGTWNDEPNDPDEYTYERLEDLVHASSTAFLGMTVKCARCHDHKFDPIRQEDYYRVAAAFWAGFVTPGPRELLGGPPAEAIGYEGVLGWTDRDRTPPPFFLLRKGDPGRPGPEVGAGPPSMVEWLDRPFRDPPEGARTSHRRLQLARWIVDPANPLTARVWANRIWQHHFGEGIVRSPDNFGFTGEPPTHPELLDWLASELIEGGWSTKRLHRLIVLSRTYQQASAPEGRVACRDADPSNRSWWRADRRRLDAESLRDALLLAGGRLERHRLGGPSFAPEIAGEALEGLSMKGGAYQASPAEEQRRRSVYILAKRGLLHPLMTTFDFMDTTLPCGRRDVTLVPPQALTLLNNAFVHEQSTAAARGVLADDGGTEGRIRGAWRRILARDPRDSEVELAREHLRRRRDRPDGPDAELWAMASLCHVLMNTNEFLYVD
- a CDS encoding DUF1501 domain-containing protein, with product MSTRPGRGEGYPCGTSRREFVWEMGAGFAGLALTSLLARDGFFSRHLRAADRPGPTPGPLAPRPPHSEPRARSVIFLMMNGGPSQVDTFDHKPALARYAGLPLPPDKTYINSGGRKVGFLTPAFRPFRPGGLSGLMISDYFPMVREHADELAVIRSCHTDSHAHGSALVAMNTGKTIIGRPSLGSWAVYGLGTENQDLPGYVVMLDRRGGPISGQPNWSSGFMSATYSGTLFRPSGDPILDLRGPDHLDRQAQRDQLDLLAALNQQHLDARPGGAELASRIDSYELAYRMQAATPEAVYLSGEAPRTLREYGIGVEPTDEFGRNCLIARRLVERGVRFVQLYSGGGHLEDTWDAHAGIESNHGKHAAEVDRPIAALLADLKRRGLLGETLVIWGGEFGRMPFSEGRGEPGRNHNPYGFTMWLAGGGVRGGTAYGQTDEFGFEAVEDRVHIHDLHATILHLLGLDHELLTYFHQGRDESLTDVFGRVVPGILA